The candidate division KSB1 bacterium nucleotide sequence GAAAAAATCGATCAGTCTTTCTCGAATATGACCAAGAATCTTAGAACAGCCAACATCCATATAGAAGAAGCAGCTCGGTTTGTGAATGATTATTTATCCAAAGTTGAATTTGACCAGGAAAGATTGGAAAGTATTCGGGTACGGTTAATTGAAATTCAAGGGATTCAAAAAAAGTATGGCATGCCAATTCCTGAAATTCTGGAAAAAGTAGAGTCATTAAACAAAGAGCTCGCTGAAATTAAAAATCTAGATGATACATTGGAAATTCTGCAAAAACAACTTTCTACCGGAAAATCGGAACTACAGAATTTTTGTCTTGAATTATCCGAGCAACGAAAAAAATCAGCCACCACATTCCAAGTTCAAATAGAAAATATCATCCGGCAAATTGGAATGGAAAATGCTTTTATCAAGATTGTTTTTGAAAATTATCCACCAAATGATGGGGGTGGCATATTGCTTCCGGACGGCCATATTGCAAAACAAAATGGCATCGATAATATTGAACTCTATGTCTCCACAAACCCAGGTGAGGGTTTTAAACCTTTAGCTGAAGTAGCTTCAGGTGGAGAATTATCTAGGATTATGTTGGCGATAAAATCCGTACTGGCCGGGAAAGATAAAATAGGTGTTCTGGTGTTTGACGAAATTGATATTGGCATTTCCGGTAGAATTGCTGAATCTGTTGGCCGAAAATTGAAAGAATTGTCAGCTACCCACCAGGTAATTTGTGTGACCCATCTACCTCAAATTGCCAGTTTTGCTGATAAACATTTTTCAGTGCGTAAGATTGTTAGTAATGGAACAACCATTACCCAAGTTCATGAATTAGCGCGAACAGATCGGGTCAAAGAAATCGCAAGTTTGATTGGTGGAGAGAAGGTGACTGACACAGTCATTAAAAATGCTGAAGAAATGCTCAATATCAACTCGATTTAAAATCAAAATTTAATTAATTAAATTTAGTGATTAGATGTCTTGAAATTTAATTAATTCCTTCTATTTTTGTTTTAGTCTTTTTCATTTTTCTACATTTGTCGTCCAAATCTAATAAAACAAAATATTTATGGATAAGTTTGTAATTCATGGAGGTAAGAAACTTTATGGCACTGTAGCAATTTCGGGTGCAAAAAATGCCATTTTGCCACTTCTAGCCGCTACCTTGCTTGCTCCCGGGTCCTATTCGTTTTCAAATGTTCCAAATCTGCGTGATGTACGAACCATGGTTCGGTTATTGACACAGATGGGGGTAACAACAAAAATATCGGACAATAACCTGGATGTAACGGTTCCTGAGAAACATTCTTTGGAAGCACCCTACGATTTAGTCCGAACCATGCGAGCTTCTTTTTATGTATTAGGTCCTATTGTTGCAAGATTTGGATATGGTAAAGTCTCCCTTCCGGGTGGCTGTGCCTGGGGGCCGCGTCCGGTCAACTTCCACCTTGAGGGATTGAAAAAGATGGGAGTGGATATTGAGATCGACCAGGGTTATGTCATCGGGAAATGTGACCAACTGCATGGTGCACACATTTCATTTGATATCCCCAGCGTTGGAGCAACCGGCAATCTTCTAATGGCGGCGACCCTGGCGAAAGGCACAACAATTCTGGAAAATGTGGCAATGGAACCTGAAATTCAACAGTTAGCTGAATTTTTA carries:
- the recN gene encoding DNA repair protein RecN, which produces MLKKLFIKNFALIEELNLEFSNGFNVLTGETGAGKSMVINALNSILGEKVSPGMLRSGTDKAIVEGVFHGIPEKIESFLIENEIDVFENELILRRELNESGRSRTFINDCITQISILKSASEILVDLHGQHEHQSLLKTDNHYEIIDSFANLDQLSRSMKNQYDGIIEHQQKLHTLQSKAATVREKQEFIRFQINEIESLNLYSGEDEELSHEEKVLANYEKLSSFCNEIYKILYDQEHAAMATIDASINKLEELEKIDQSFSNMTKNLRTANIHIEEAARFVNDYLSKVEFDQERLESIRVRLIEIQGIQKKYGMPIPEILEKVESLNKELAEIKNLDDTLEILQKQLSTGKSELQNFCLELSEQRKKSATTFQVQIENIIRQIGMENAFIKIVFENYPPNDGGGILLPDGHIAKQNGIDNIELYVSTNPGEGFKPLAEVASGGELSRIMLAIKSVLAGKDKIGVLVFDEIDIGISGRIAESVGRKLKELSATHQVICVTHLPQIASFADKHFSVRKIVSNGTTITQVHELARTDRVKEIASLIGGEKVTDTVIKNAEEMLNINSI